The following are encoded together in the Nyctibius grandis isolate bNycGra1 chromosome 5, bNycGra1.pri, whole genome shotgun sequence genome:
- the CKAP4 gene encoding LOW QUALITY PROTEIN: cytoskeleton-associated protein 4 (The sequence of the model RefSeq protein was modified relative to this genomic sequence to represent the inferred CDS: deleted 2 bases in 1 codon) — MSAAKHRGPKGGSPPAAANERGAQPGGAEEAAAKKSAAAAHGRGGRAAAGGGGGRSGAGPRRGWALLLGAAVVLGAALPAGWYVRQLREEVGRSAREREASGRQRQELAATLDAVAQKVRSLQATFGEFESMMKIAQQKQEVTEKAVKQGESEINRISEVLQKLQNEILKDLSDGIHMVKDARERDFTSLENTVEERLTELTKSINDNIAVFTEVQQRSQDEINNMKAKIDSLEEADVYKHEIKVLKDAFDEMQASMKMKEKDIETLKSTIDSMESDVYTEVKELINLKQEHEKFKEAADTEHLSLKALQEKVLRAEDSIMQLPGDIKRLSEDLLQVKAGLNKWEENELFRKALETFGKNSEGLESRLRHIEDSLESLTSVAAQNSEKLQSFLSKEAEYENKLSTLEQSIAALQGISDMDISSVTDVLKNLGESQTSLYNDVENLRRSISDLPSSGALQDVQKQISTLLNRGNLQTGEAHSQGYLEKFSSVEGSVDELRSSVSQVDSDLKMIRTAVDSLVSYSVKIENNENNLESVKSSIDDLRNDLERLFVKVEKIHEKV; from the exons ATGTCGGCCGCCAAACACCGGGGCCCTAAGGGGGgcagcccgcccgccgccgccaaCGAGCGGGGCGCGCAGCCCGGCGGCGCCGAGGAGGCGGCGGCGAAGAAGTCGGCGGCCGCGGCGCACGGCCGGGGCGGCAGGGCTGccgcggggggg ggggggggccgcTCCGGCGCTGGCCCCCGCCGCGGCTGGGCGCTGCTGCTGGGCGCCGCGGTGGTGCTGGGCGCCGCGCTGCCCGCCGGCTGGTACGTGCGGCAGCTGCGGGAGGAGGTCGGGCGGAGCGCCCGGGAGAGGGAGGCCTCCGGCCGGCAGCGGCAGGAGCTGGCCGCCACCCTGGACGCCGTGGCGCAGAAG GTGCGTTCCCTTCAAGCCACATTTGGAGAATTTGAATCCATGATGAAAATTgctcagcagaagcaggaggtTACCGAGAAGGCTGTTAAACAAGGGGAGAGTGAAATAAACCGGATCAGTGAAGTGCTTCAgaagctgcaaaatgaaattttaaaagacttgtCTGATGGCATCCACATGGTGAAGGATGCAAGGGAACGAGACTTCACATCCCTGGAAAACACCGTGGAAGAGAGACTAACAGAGCTAACCAAGTCTATAAATGATAACATTGCTGTGTTCACTGAAGTCCAGCAAAGGAGCCAAGATGAAATCAACAATATGAAAGCAAAGATTGATTCACTAGAAGAAGCAGATGTGTATAAACATGAAATTAAGGTGCTAAAAGATGCTTTTGATGAGATGCAGGCGtccatgaaaatgaaagaaaaggacatAGAGACCTTGAAGAGTACAATAGACTCCATGGAATCTGATGTGTATACTGAAGTGAAAGAGCTAATCAACCTCAAACAAGAACATGAGAAATTCAAAGAGGCTGCAGACACTGAACACCTTTCATTAAAAGCTTTACAAGAGAAAGTTCTGCGAGCTGAGGATTCTATTATGCAGCTCCCTGGTGACATTAAAAGACTCAGTGAAGATTTACTGCAAGTTAAAGCTGGCCTTAacaaatgggaagaaaatgaactcttcAGAAAAGCATTAGAAACTTTTGGGAAGAACAGTGAAGGACTGGAGTCTCGATTGAGGCACATAGAAGACAGCCTGGAGTCTCTAACTTCTGTTGCTGCTCAAAACAGTGAAAAGTTGCAATCTTTCCTTTCTAAGGAGGCAGAATATGAGAATAAGCTCAGTACCCTAGAACAAAGCATTGCTGCTCTTCAGGGAATCTCAGATATGGACATAAGTTCAGTCACAGACGTTCTGAAAAATCTTGGTGAATCACAGACCTCGCTGTACAATGACGTGGAAAACTTGAGGAGAAGCATCAGTGATCTGCCATCCTCCGGTGCTCTTCAGGATGTCCAGAAGCAAATTAGTACCTTGTTGAATCGAGGAAATCTTCAAACGGGTGAAGCACATTCTCAAGGCTATCttgaaaaattttcttctgtggaagGCTCTGTTGATGAACTGAGATCTTCCGTCAGCCAGGTTGATTCTGATTTGAAAATGATCAGAACTGCAGTGGACAGTTTAGTCTCCTACTCGgtgaaaattgaaaataatgagAACAACTTGGAGTCTGTGAAGAGCTCAATAGATGACCTGAGGAATGATCTGGAAAGGTTGTTTgtgaaagtagaaaaaatacatgaaaaagttTAG